A window of Spirochaeta isovalerica contains these coding sequences:
- a CDS encoding ATP-binding cassette domain-containing protein has product MPEIKLVNVTKRFGKAVAVDNLNLTIEDGEFVTLLGPSGCGKTTTLRMIAGLETPSEGEIYIDGECVFSSETGVDINPDKRNVGFLFQNYALWPHMTVYKNIAFGLENMKWEKSRIEVRVKELLHLLRIDEFADRYPSELSGGQQQRVAIARTLATGPKILLMDEPLSNLDAKLRMEMRTELKRLHVETGSTFVYVTHDQLEAMTLSTKICLLKDGFLQQFQPPLDIYRYPANFFVADFVGSPNINILKVKGSNVNLDEIKLTHEKMEFLFEPVSSSVTIQADQELLLGIRPEDIVLDEKGVVEGKIYSTLPSGMETIVKIDIDGSILTSVVFGDVDFAVGEEARLSFPGDRYVLFDGKTTKNIAGGKLM; this is encoded by the coding sequence GTGCCGGAAATAAAACTTGTAAATGTAACAAAGCGGTTCGGAAAGGCTGTTGCCGTCGATAACCTGAACCTTACTATAGAAGACGGGGAGTTCGTTACCCTTCTGGGGCCTTCTGGTTGCGGTAAAACCACGACTCTCAGAATGATCGCCGGACTGGAAACTCCTTCTGAAGGAGAAATCTATATCGACGGGGAATGCGTTTTTTCCTCAGAAACCGGTGTGGATATCAATCCTGACAAAAGGAATGTCGGTTTTCTCTTTCAGAATTACGCCCTCTGGCCACATATGACGGTCTATAAAAATATAGCCTTCGGCCTGGAGAATATGAAGTGGGAGAAATCGCGAATAGAGGTCAGAGTGAAGGAGCTGCTTCACCTGTTGAGAATCGATGAGTTTGCAGACCGGTATCCCTCGGAGCTTTCCGGCGGTCAGCAGCAGAGAGTGGCTATTGCCCGGACTCTGGCGACGGGACCGAAAATACTTCTCATGGATGAACCGCTTAGCAACCTTGACGCGAAACTGAGAATGGAGATGAGAACCGAGTTGAAGAGGCTCCACGTTGAAACGGGGTCGACATTCGTCTATGTGACCCACGATCAGCTTGAGGCCATGACTTTGTCGACAAAGATTTGCCTGCTCAAAGACGGGTTTCTGCAGCAGTTTCAGCCTCCACTGGATATCTATCGTTATCCCGCCAACTTTTTTGTAGCTGATTTTGTAGGCAGTCCCAATATCAATATCCTGAAAGTCAAAGGAAGCAATGTCAATCTCGACGAAATAAAGCTGACTCATGAAAAGATGGAATTCCTTTTCGAGCCTGTTTCGTCAAGTGTGACGATTCAGGCTGACCAGGAACTGCTTCTTGGAATCCGGCCTGAAGATATCGTTCTCGATGAGAAGGGAGTCGTTGAAGGCAAAATTTATTCCACCCTTCCTTCGGGAATGGAAACGATAGTAAAAATCGATATAGACGGATCTATTCTCACCAGCGTTGTGTTCGGTGATGTCGACTTTGCTGTAGGAGAAGAAGCCAGGCTCTCTTTTCCCGGAGACAGGTATGTTCTCTTCGATGGAAAGACAACAAAGAATATAGCCGGTGGAAAACTGATGTAG
- a CDS encoding response regulator transcription factor, translating into MNEKTILIVDDEKHILTMLEMNMKARGFNSLTAESGEEALEIALKKSPDLILLDIMLPGIDGVEVCRRLKEDERTKRIPVLMVSAKSEGKDKITGLKSGADDYVTKPFNLEELYLRINAALRQVELLTSSPVPVLLSLGNITLDKEKFLVRAADEKIELTQTEFRILLILLQHKGLTVSRERLAREIFDLSPEEMGRTLDVHIRNLRKKLDEKGARGCEIITIRGEGFKAG; encoded by the coding sequence ATGAATGAAAAAACCATTCTCATCGTAGATGATGAAAAACATATTCTCACCATGCTGGAAATGAACATGAAGGCCAGGGGCTTTAACAGCCTTACCGCGGAAAGCGGAGAAGAGGCTTTGGAGATAGCTCTGAAGAAGTCTCCTGACCTGATTCTGCTTGATATCATGCTTCCCGGCATCGATGGTGTTGAAGTCTGCCGGCGCCTTAAAGAGGATGAGAGGACGAAAAGAATTCCCGTTCTCATGGTCAGCGCGAAAAGTGAAGGTAAGGATAAAATTACCGGTCTGAAGAGCGGGGCTGATGATTATGTCACAAAGCCCTTTAACCTGGAGGAGCTTTATCTCAGGATCAACGCGGCGCTGAGGCAGGTGGAACTTCTGACTTCCTCTCCCGTGCCGGTACTGTTATCTCTTGGAAACATTACCCTTGATAAGGAGAAGTTTCTCGTCAGGGCTGCTGATGAAAAAATCGAGCTGACCCAGACCGAGTTCAGAATCCTCCTCATCCTGCTTCAGCATAAGGGATTGACTGTATCCCGGGAGCGGCTTGCCAGAGAAATTTTTGATCTCTCTCCCGAAGAGATGGGCCGGACCCTCGATGTCCATATCAGGAACCTGAGGAAAAAGCTCGATGAAAAAGGCGCCCGGGGATGTGAAATCATCACTATACGCGGAGAAGGCTTTAAAGCCGGATGA
- a CDS encoding carbohydrate ABC transporter permease, producing the protein MTNTNLISRPGRIISPISLLIWIILTSALVFTLMPIVFMFSASMMPSKDILKMPFPWIPKEFHWQNFTKAIAGNDGSFIFIRNFSNSVIVSAVVTVTTVILSSMTGYGLAKFRFKGRNIVFLAIMATMMIPFEAIMIPLYLVATKLHLQNSYGGLIIPFLVNAFGVFMMRQYLLPFPDEFLDATRIDGAGELSIFWHIVLPNCAPAIATLSILTFRSQWDNLLWPLLVAQSEKMKTLPLYIVKFAAEKYTDEGAMMAVAVLGSIPMLILFFTMSRYFVSGASVFSSRKG; encoded by the coding sequence ATGACTAACACCAATTTGATTTCCAGGCCCGGCAGAATAATATCCCCCATCTCATTACTGATCTGGATAATACTCACGAGCGCGCTTGTATTTACCCTCATGCCCATAGTATTCATGTTTTCAGCATCAATGATGCCCAGCAAAGATATATTGAAAATGCCATTCCCATGGATCCCGAAAGAATTTCACTGGCAGAATTTCACCAAAGCGATTGCCGGTAATGATGGAAGTTTCATTTTCATTCGGAACTTCAGCAATTCAGTGATAGTCTCCGCTGTTGTTACAGTTACGACTGTCATTCTTTCAAGCATGACGGGATACGGCCTGGCGAAATTCCGTTTCAAAGGACGCAATATCGTTTTCCTGGCCATAATGGCAACTATGATGATTCCCTTCGAGGCAATCATGATTCCCCTCTATCTCGTGGCGACGAAACTTCATTTGCAGAACAGTTACGGCGGATTGATCATTCCCTTTCTAGTGAATGCTTTCGGCGTATTTATGATGCGTCAGTATCTTCTGCCCTTTCCCGACGAATTTCTCGATGCAACAAGAATCGATGGTGCAGGAGAACTCAGTATTTTCTGGCATATTGTACTCCCCAACTGCGCCCCGGCCATAGCGACTCTCTCCATTCTGACTTTCCGAAGCCAGTGGGATAATCTTCTATGGCCTCTCCTTGTTGCTCAAAGCGAAAAAATGAAAACGCTTCCGCTATATATTGTTAAGTTTGCCGCCGAGAAGTATACCGACGAGGGGGCCATGATGGCTGTTGCCGTTCTGGGAAGCATCCCTATGTTGATTCTCTTCTTTACCATGAGCCGGTACTTCGTATCCGGGGCCTCTGTGTTTTCCTCGAGAAAAGGATAA
- the nagA gene encoding N-acetylglucosamine-6-phosphate deacetylase: MEQLLCLHNAEIYTGTMNIPSGAVIVGNGKILDVVGSNRLVKLNLPESTRFIDLKGSILCPGFIDSHIHGFGGYETSDASDESILKISESLTEYGVTSFCPTIYTQEDRKFSACIKAGVRAVGREKGARIIGLHLEGPFISRLQSGAQDASALKEVDMERMRSYEKIGKGKITLITVAPELKNMRELAIYCLKKGIILSAGHTDASYENMLEGMQAGIMHSTHFFNAMRRLHHRDPGCIGAILIHPEISCEIIADGHHVHPALIKLLHRDKPLDKIVLVTDALGPTMQSEGHLMANGEPVYLEDEVFYRESDNVMAGSSLTMIKGIENLVSWGIPLSDAIAMATTNPARILGLDKDRGLIMPGHSADLTAFDEEFKILLTIVEGKIEYEL; this comes from the coding sequence ATGGAACAATTGTTATGCCTGCATAATGCTGAAATATACACAGGGACCATGAATATCCCATCCGGTGCTGTCATAGTCGGTAATGGAAAAATCCTTGATGTCGTGGGAAGCAATCGTCTGGTAAAGCTCAATCTTCCCGAATCCACGCGGTTTATCGATTTGAAAGGGTCGATCCTCTGCCCGGGATTTATCGATTCTCATATTCACGGATTCGGAGGATACGAAACCTCGGATGCCTCGGACGAGTCGATTCTGAAAATTTCAGAAAGCCTGACGGAATACGGAGTCACATCTTTCTGCCCCACCATATACACACAGGAAGACAGAAAATTCTCTGCCTGCATAAAAGCCGGCGTCCGGGCTGTCGGCCGGGAAAAGGGGGCGCGAATAATCGGCCTTCATCTGGAAGGACCTTTTATTTCCAGGCTTCAGTCGGGTGCGCAGGACGCTTCGGCTTTGAAAGAAGTGGATATGGAGAGAATGCGCTCTTATGAAAAAATCGGTAAAGGTAAGATAACTCTGATTACCGTGGCGCCCGAATTGAAGAACATGAGAGAGCTGGCCATTTATTGCCTTAAAAAAGGAATCATTCTTTCGGCAGGGCATACAGACGCTTCATATGAAAACATGCTGGAAGGCATGCAGGCGGGTATCATGCACTCAACCCACTTCTTCAATGCCATGAGGAGACTGCATCACAGGGATCCGGGCTGTATCGGAGCCATTCTCATTCATCCGGAAATCTCCTGCGAAATCATTGCCGACGGACATCATGTCCATCCGGCCCTTATCAAACTGCTTCACAGAGATAAGCCTCTGGATAAAATCGTGCTGGTTACTGACGCTCTCGGCCCGACGATGCAGAGCGAAGGACATCTTATGGCTAACGGCGAACCTGTATACCTTGAGGATGAAGTCTTCTACAGGGAATCGGATAATGTCATGGCCGGCTCGTCTCTGACAATGATCAAGGGGATCGAGAATCTGGTGTCCTGGGGTATTCCCCTCTCCGATGCCATTGCCATGGCGACCACAAACCCCGCTAGAATTCTCGGATTGGATAAGGATCGCGGACTCATCATGCCGGGACATTCTGCCGACCTCACAGCTTTCGATGAAGAATTCAAGATACTGCTTACAATTGTCGAAGGGAAAATTGAATATGAGTTATAA
- a CDS encoding extracellular solute-binding protein, which yields MKKTLMIFLSLAVLALPLLAGGAQEEEGPITIKFWTHEDPNRTTIEERYIAEFEASHPGITIERVTNSSAKMPELLLTAFAANEGPHIFNTQIEDGYAYIANGRVAPIDPVIAGFKSNDELRDSYVKGVLDAVSEDGNIYGLPLELTNWAPYINKRIFRDAGLDPEKDYPRTWEDIVAVSEKIVKREGQIITRRGFDFRYPYYLVSVVPMVEQLGGKLISDDGKTAIVGDDAWLKLLQFMADWGPSGLNLGSPTYKNARKLFNADNNDMAMAMSGLYQEGRIRADNPEFYESGDWMVIPFPQFENAVKEVASAYYGHFYMVNSQKPEREQKAAWEFITYMLSHSEEYLTEVGLIQPTKKLMSSSTFASIPYADVFASDMEKGNIVYYAENSAKIQELIKEAIEGVMLSGISPEKALASLKVKAQEVLDQE from the coding sequence ATGAAAAAGACATTGATGATTTTTCTGTCGCTTGCAGTCCTTGCGCTTCCCCTGCTGGCTGGTGGAGCCCAGGAAGAGGAAGGACCGATCACCATTAAATTCTGGACCCATGAAGACCCGAACAGAACAACGATCGAGGAAAGGTACATTGCTGAATTTGAAGCATCCCATCCCGGAATAACGATCGAAAGAGTCACAAATTCAAGTGCGAAAATGCCTGAATTACTTCTGACCGCCTTCGCCGCTAACGAAGGACCACACATTTTCAATACCCAGATAGAAGATGGATACGCCTATATCGCCAATGGAAGAGTCGCTCCTATCGACCCGGTTATCGCTGGATTTAAAAGCAACGATGAACTTAGAGACTCCTACGTAAAAGGTGTTCTCGACGCTGTGTCCGAGGACGGAAACATCTACGGACTGCCGCTGGAACTGACGAACTGGGCGCCTTATATAAACAAAAGAATTTTCCGTGATGCCGGACTTGATCCGGAAAAGGATTATCCTCGAACCTGGGAAGATATAGTTGCCGTCTCCGAAAAAATCGTCAAGAGAGAAGGACAGATCATAACCAGAAGAGGATTTGATTTCCGTTATCCCTACTATTTGGTTTCCGTAGTCCCCATGGTAGAACAGCTCGGAGGGAAGTTAATCAGCGATGATGGAAAAACAGCAATTGTAGGAGATGACGCCTGGTTGAAACTTCTTCAATTTATGGCTGACTGGGGTCCCAGCGGGTTGAATCTCGGTTCGCCGACTTATAAAAACGCCAGAAAACTCTTCAATGCCGACAACAACGATATGGCCATGGCAATGAGCGGACTCTACCAGGAAGGACGAATCAGAGCCGACAACCCCGAGTTTTACGAAAGCGGAGACTGGATGGTCATTCCTTTTCCCCAGTTTGAAAACGCTGTTAAGGAAGTCGCTTCCGCTTATTACGGACACTTTTATATGGTGAACAGCCAGAAACCAGAGAGAGAGCAGAAAGCGGCCTGGGAGTTTATTACTTATATGCTTTCCCATTCGGAAGAATATCTGACAGAAGTCGGCTTAATCCAGCCTACGAAAAAACTGATGTCTTCATCGACTTTCGCTAGCATCCCCTATGCCGATGTATTCGCTTCCGATATGGAAAAGGGAAACATCGTTTATTATGCCGAGAACAGCGCGAAGATTCAGGAACTAATCAAAGAGGCAATCGAAGGTGTTATGCTCAGCGGCATATCTCCGGAAAAAGCACTGGCTTCCCTGAAGGTTAAAGCTCAGGAAGTACTCGATCAGGAATGA
- a CDS encoding carbohydrate ABC transporter permease produces MKKTYSGIEKKLSRWGWFFVAPSLFFFSLFSFYPILNAGFTSLFRKKILSLKPPTFIGLKNYIYLLQSDDFWNSIRATFVFTIGTFIPLLVFSLLLAVLILNIKKGKKFLQLAYYAPAVLSSVVAAVIWMSIFDPRGLGNQILNFLFNTPGIDHKWLADSTMVQLSTILVYFWKYIGYFVVIFIAGLAAIPGSLYEAATIDGAGKWQSFWRITFPLLKPTIILVSVMSMLQCLKTFSTQYLFVQSGSPQAPINVITLNIYNTGIRDHLIGRSSAMSIILFLIMLFFTWLQFKTSKADDVSY; encoded by the coding sequence ATGAAGAAGACATATAGTGGAATCGAAAAAAAACTTTCCCGATGGGGATGGTTCTTCGTCGCACCGTCGCTGTTTTTTTTCTCTCTTTTCAGTTTTTACCCCATCCTGAACGCCGGCTTTACAAGTTTGTTCAGGAAAAAGATCCTTTCGCTCAAGCCTCCGACATTCATCGGGTTGAAGAATTATATATATCTGCTGCAATCCGATGATTTCTGGAATTCTATCAGAGCGACATTCGTTTTTACCATTGGAACCTTTATACCCCTTCTGGTGTTCAGCCTTCTGCTGGCTGTTTTAATTCTCAATATCAAAAAAGGGAAGAAATTCCTCCAGCTGGCCTACTACGCTCCGGCTGTATTATCCTCAGTCGTCGCCGCCGTTATATGGATGTCCATATTCGACCCCAGAGGTCTCGGAAACCAGATTCTCAATTTTCTATTTAACACACCCGGCATTGATCACAAATGGCTGGCCGATTCCACTATGGTTCAGCTCTCAACAATATTGGTATATTTCTGGAAATACATCGGATATTTCGTGGTAATTTTTATTGCCGGCCTGGCCGCCATTCCGGGCTCTCTCTATGAAGCTGCGACTATCGACGGAGCGGGCAAGTGGCAGAGCTTCTGGAGGATTACATTTCCTCTGTTGAAGCCGACCATAATCCTCGTATCGGTCATGTCCATGCTCCAATGTCTGAAAACCTTCAGCACCCAGTATTTATTTGTACAATCCGGGTCTCCGCAGGCGCCCATAAATGTCATTACACTAAACATTTACAATACGGGAATCAGGGATCATCTCATAGGAAGATCCAGTGCCATGAGCATTATCCTATTTCTTATAATGCTCTTTTTTACCTGGCTTCAATTCAAAACCTCAAAAGCCGACGACGTGAGCTATTAG
- a CDS encoding helix-turn-helix domain-containing protein: MIKVVLVEDEEYLRKEIALTTPWQDLGCALIGEAVNGASGFELIEKTRPDLIITDIRMPGMDGLEMLSRLNESLGDKRPYAILLTGHTDFEYARQAIRIGVGDYLLKPVDDTLFHSLLLKTAQKLEKRNARRRAESELEILDKGRLALFKEFGDPVAGDNKDEYVKQAIEYIREHYIQDISLADAAGNMGITQGYLSRIFKEKTTYTFLEYLTYYRLRKAVKLLHDRSLRINEIARLCGFQDHGYFSQLFRRYLGVTPGQFRKGNS; the protein is encoded by the coding sequence GTGATAAAAGTCGTTCTGGTGGAAGATGAAGAATATCTCAGAAAAGAAATTGCATTAACGACTCCCTGGCAGGATCTGGGCTGCGCACTGATCGGTGAGGCTGTAAACGGTGCTTCCGGATTTGAACTTATTGAGAAGACGAGGCCGGACCTGATCATTACAGATATAAGAATGCCCGGGATGGATGGTCTTGAGATGCTTTCCCGACTGAATGAAAGCCTGGGAGATAAAAGACCTTATGCCATTCTGCTGACAGGTCATACTGATTTTGAATATGCAAGGCAGGCCATTCGCATCGGTGTGGGAGATTATCTTCTGAAGCCTGTTGATGACACACTGTTCCATTCCCTGCTTTTAAAAACTGCTCAGAAGCTTGAAAAAAGAAATGCCCGCCGCAGAGCAGAATCTGAACTGGAAATTCTCGATAAGGGACGCCTGGCTCTATTTAAGGAATTCGGCGATCCAGTGGCTGGCGACAACAAGGACGAGTATGTGAAACAGGCCATTGAATATATACGCGAACACTATATTCAGGATATCTCTCTTGCTGATGCCGCTGGGAATATGGGTATTACACAGGGGTATTTATCCCGAATTTTCAAAGAAAAAACAACATATACGTTCCTGGAGTACCTGACATATTACAGACTGAGAAAGGCCGTGAAACTGCTTCACGACCGCTCTCTCAGAATTAATGAAATTGCCCGCCTGTGCGGCTTTCAGGATCACGGTTATTTCTCCCAGCTATTCCGCCGGTATCTGGGGGTGACGCCGGGTCAGTTCAGAAAAGGTAATAGCTGA
- a CDS encoding ABC transporter substrate-binding protein: protein MKRLTGLMSMVLALFLFSGLSLFAGGAQEESAAPAVDEKPMTHEELVAAAQAEGKVVVYSITSRIANAAEAFTAKYGIEVEDTNLKDFELIEKISKEGSTGAVGADFVIAQDGGRVMGELINLGYLYNYVPPTMKDIIPEEFQNPLSFAFINKVFIYNDEAAPVPPFDNIWALTTPEWAGFFQFKNPFQEGVNANFLTMVTKPEIADEIAAAYKEYFGKEIRLTTPNAGYEWIKAILENDLILTTSDTTTAETIGIKGQNKPNNAGLFVFSKFRYKESKNLALEPMMNVKPFSGFYYPIYALMDSNAAHPNAAKLFIEYLLTEEGFAPWGKDLGTYSSNPNIPLQPLDHPMTTWVEILVAEDPAYCFENRADVEEFLNEYIY from the coding sequence ATGAAACGATTAACCGGATTGATGTCAATGGTTCTTGCTCTCTTCCTGTTTTCAGGTTTGAGCCTGTTTGCCGGTGGTGCTCAGGAAGAAAGCGCCGCTCCCGCCGTTGACGAAAAGCCCATGACACATGAAGAGCTGGTTGCAGCAGCTCAGGCTGAAGGAAAAGTTGTGGTGTACTCCATCACCAGCCGGATCGCCAACGCCGCTGAAGCTTTTACTGCCAAATACGGAATAGAAGTCGAGGATACGAATCTCAAAGACTTCGAACTTATTGAAAAAATATCCAAAGAAGGAAGCACCGGAGCGGTGGGAGCGGACTTTGTTATCGCCCAGGATGGCGGACGGGTCATGGGAGAGCTGATTAATCTCGGTTACCTCTACAACTATGTTCCTCCGACAATGAAGGATATTATTCCCGAAGAGTTCCAGAATCCTCTTTCCTTTGCTTTTATTAACAAAGTATTCATTTACAATGATGAAGCCGCACCTGTTCCTCCCTTCGATAACATCTGGGCTTTGACCACTCCCGAATGGGCCGGTTTTTTCCAATTCAAGAACCCCTTCCAGGAGGGGGTGAATGCCAACTTCCTGACCATGGTGACCAAACCGGAAATCGCTGATGAGATCGCGGCTGCCTATAAAGAATATTTCGGAAAAGAAATCCGGCTGACAACGCCCAATGCCGGGTATGAATGGATTAAAGCCATTCTGGAAAATGATCTTATTCTCACCACATCAGATACAACTACGGCAGAGACAATCGGTATTAAAGGCCAGAATAAACCGAATAATGCCGGACTCTTCGTATTTTCGAAGTTCCGGTACAAGGAGTCAAAGAATCTGGCACTTGAACCCATGATGAATGTGAAACCCTTTTCCGGATTTTATTATCCCATTTACGCTCTTATGGATTCTAACGCGGCTCATCCCAATGCGGCAAAACTCTTCATTGAATATCTACTTACTGAAGAGGGATTCGCTCCATGGGGGAAAGACCTGGGAACATACTCTTCCAACCCCAACATTCCCCTTCAGCCTCTGGACCATCCTATGACAACCTGGGTTGAGATCCTCGTCGCGGAAGATCCGGCTTACTGTTTCGAAAACAGAGCTGATGTTGAAGAATTCCTGAACGAGTATATTTACTGA
- a CDS encoding ABC transporter permease: protein MNYRNRLKTFLKKPHNVILLSLAFILIYLTVVPLVTIILDTFTVHQSELMRVKGAKVGDFTLYHWSKVLIESTSRKVFYQPFFNTLVVAFGTCFISISLGGLVAWLVTRTNIRFKGMLSTLFIFPYIMPSWTLAMAWLNFFKNSRIGGTPGIFTALTGLETANWFAYGPFPIIVVLGLHYAPFAYILIGGILRNMDANLEEAALILKASRGKIMRRITIPIVMPAMLSTFLLVFSSAMSAFAVPAFLGTSVRYQVLTTQMYRTLNGLNPGYGYIMALIMIAIGVLILGVNQRIVGTRKSYTTITGKSSNIALIKLRSFRWPVSIFMMLFVLVVCIAPLFTFAVESFIMEPGNYSLSNFTTLFWTGAGDPQIANGEPGILRNTSILQGLWNSVKLSVLVAFIAGSVGILAGYAIVKKKNSKLSLLVNNLAFFPYLMPSMAFGAIYLSMFAARRGFIPPLYGTFALLVLVGAVKYLPFASRASVGAMHQLSNEIEEAGTIQGIRWFKRMTRIIIPIQKSSFLSGYLLPFISSMRELSLFILLVTPSTRILTTMLFQYNEKGWNQYANAINLLIVLFVVFSNTVVNKVTGASIDKGIGGQ, encoded by the coding sequence TTGAATTACCGAAACAGACTGAAAACGTTTCTCAAAAAGCCGCACAATGTCATTTTGCTGTCTCTGGCTTTCATCCTCATCTATCTGACCGTTGTGCCTCTTGTCACGATCATACTGGATACCTTCACTGTCCATCAGTCGGAACTGATGCGCGTCAAAGGCGCGAAAGTGGGGGACTTCACACTCTATCACTGGAGTAAAGTTCTTATCGAGTCCACAAGCCGCAAGGTTTTCTATCAGCCGTTCTTCAATACTCTGGTCGTGGCCTTCGGAACGTGCTTTATCTCTATAAGCCTGGGCGGACTGGTCGCCTGGCTGGTCACCAGGACAAATATCCGATTTAAAGGAATGCTGTCCACGCTGTTTATTTTTCCCTATATCATGCCATCATGGACTTTAGCCATGGCCTGGCTGAATTTTTTCAAGAACTCCAGAATCGGAGGGACGCCGGGAATTTTTACAGCATTGACGGGTCTGGAAACCGCTAACTGGTTCGCCTACGGACCCTTTCCGATTATAGTCGTCCTGGGGCTTCACTACGCTCCTTTCGCTTATATCCTCATAGGCGGAATTCTTCGCAATATGGATGCGAACCTGGAAGAAGCCGCTCTTATTCTGAAAGCTTCCAGAGGAAAAATCATGCGCCGCATAACAATTCCCATAGTCATGCCAGCCATGCTCTCCACATTTCTTCTCGTCTTTTCAAGCGCCATGAGCGCTTTCGCCGTACCGGCTTTTCTGGGAACGTCTGTACGTTATCAGGTTCTTACGACTCAGATGTACAGGACACTGAACGGACTCAATCCGGGCTACGGCTATATAATGGCTCTTATTATGATTGCAATCGGCGTTCTTATTCTGGGAGTCAATCAGCGGATAGTCGGAACGCGGAAAAGTTACACAACGATCACAGGGAAAAGTTCCAATATCGCTTTGATTAAACTGAGATCCTTCCGATGGCCTGTATCGATTTTCATGATGCTATTTGTTCTGGTCGTCTGTATTGCACCGCTTTTTACCTTTGCCGTCGAATCATTTATTATGGAACCGGGCAATTATTCCCTGAGCAACTTCACAACGCTCTTCTGGACAGGAGCGGGGGATCCGCAGATAGCCAACGGTGAACCGGGAATTCTGAGAAACACAAGTATTCTCCAAGGGCTCTGGAATTCGGTAAAACTGTCGGTTCTGGTGGCTTTCATCGCCGGTTCTGTGGGAATCCTGGCCGGTTACGCCATTGTAAAAAAGAAAAACTCGAAGCTTTCCCTTCTGGTTAACAATCTGGCATTTTTCCCCTATCTCATGCCTTCCATGGCTTTCGGAGCTATTTATCTGTCCATGTTTGCCGCCAGAAGAGGATTTATTCCCCCTCTATACGGAACCTTTGCTTTACTGGTTCTGGTGGGAGCTGTCAAATATCTGCCATTCGCATCCCGTGCAAGCGTCGGCGCCATGCATCAGCTGAGTAACGAAATTGAAGAGGCCGGTACAATTCAGGGGATCAGATGGTTCAAGAGGATGACGAGGATCATCATTCCCATCCAGAAATCGAGTTTTCTATCGGGATATCTTCTTCCGTTTATTTCGAGCATGAGGGAGCTTTCCCTTTTTATTCTTCTGGTTACGCCATCGACCAGAATTCTGACAACGATGCTATTTCAGTACAACGAAAAAGGGTGGAATCAATATGCCAATGCCATCAATCTTCTGATTGTTCTGTTTGTCGTCTTCAGCAACACGGTGGTCAATAAAGTGACCGGGGCATCCATAGACAAAGGTATAGGAGGGCAGTAA